Proteins encoded by one window of Candidatus Methylomirabilis sp.:
- a CDS encoding metal ABC transporter substrate-binding protein, with amino-acid sequence MLRLLQRLSVWGVVACVLGSFSLVSTGAFAQEGAKPIAVCATVPDLGSLAREVGGDQVSVTVFAKGTEDAHFIEAKPSFIKTLSQCDLYLQVGMDLEIGWAPVLLQNARNGAVLPGGRGYIDASRAIMRLEVPTGPVDRSMGDVHPLGNPHYLLDPLNGLNVARLIRDKLVELRPDRKPYFEDRYISFSLKLGTALVGEKLAKKYDVEKLALLYEHGKLAPFLKGQGEASLLQGWLGRMLPHFGTKVVADHNLWPYFARRFGIAVIGFMEPKPGIPPTTKQLGTLVDLMRAGRVGAVLTVSYYDPRHARFISQQTGARIVNLAHQVGARDGTDHYLAMIDYNIKEMAAALEGS; translated from the coding sequence ATGCTGAGACTACTGCAAAGACTGTCTGTGTGGGGCGTTGTGGCTTGCGTATTGGGGTCCTTCAGCCTGGTGAGTACAGGCGCCTTTGCCCAGGAGGGCGCCAAGCCGATTGCCGTCTGCGCCACCGTGCCTGATCTGGGCAGTCTCGCCCGCGAGGTGGGAGGGGACCAGGTCTCGGTCACGGTCTTCGCCAAGGGGACAGAAGACGCGCATTTCATCGAGGCCAAGCCCAGCTTCATCAAGACGCTGAGTCAGTGCGATCTCTATCTCCAGGTCGGGATGGACCTGGAGATCGGTTGGGCCCCGGTCCTCTTGCAGAACGCCAGGAACGGGGCGGTCTTGCCGGGCGGACGCGGCTACATCGACGCCTCCAGGGCCATCATGCGTCTGGAAGTCCCCACCGGGCCGGTGGACCGTTCGATGGGTGATGTTCACCCCCTGGGAAACCCACACTATCTGCTTGATCCGTTAAATGGCCTTAACGTGGCGCGGCTGATCCGCGACAAGCTGGTTGAACTGCGACCGGACAGAAAGCCATACTTTGAGGATCGCTATATCTCTTTCAGTCTGAAACTGGGTACAGCGTTGGTGGGCGAGAAGCTCGCTAAGAAGTACGACGTCGAAAAGCTTGCCCTGCTCTACGAGCACGGCAAGCTTGCCCCCTTCCTGAAGGGCCAGGGAGAGGCATCACTCCTACAGGGCTGGCTGGGGAGGATGCTTCCTCACTTCGGAACCAAGGTCGTAGCTGATCACAATTTATGGCCCTACTTCGCTCGCCGGTTTGGGATCGCGGTCATCGGGTTCATGGAGCCGAAACCAGGAATCCCTCCAACGACCAAGCAGTTGGGGACGCTGGTGGATCTCATGCGGGCAGGACGGGTCGGGGCGGTCCTGACGGTGAGCTACTATGACCCTCGTCATGCCCGATTCATCTCGCAACAGACCGGCGCAAGGATCGTGAATCTGGCCCACCAGGTCGGGGCGCGCGATGGGACTGACCACTACCTCGCCATGATTGACTATAATATTAAAGAGATGGCCGCAGCGTTGGAAGGCTCATAG
- a CDS encoding metal ABC transporter permease gives MIEEFLSSWPLFQNTYLVGLSIALLLSLVGVLAVARDQIFIGAAISQASTLGIALAMWIGAWAAPATLPWFRSDGFLSTMAVTFSVIAALITTRGGEESKESHEAITGWVFLVSASLSILIVSHSPHGLEEIHRLLASSIIGATRVDVWIFGLLAGLTAIFLSATHRRTLLFLMDPAMAAAVGMNIIRWAAVISTLLGLAVGLSIRSAGMLYTFGCLVLPALVAKNLCREVRPMFLVAPLVALMTGATAFVLANHYDYPPAQMTVALLSLLLTMAWLFRWLRRLNGMF, from the coding sequence GTGATCGAGGAGTTCCTCTCATCATGGCCTCTGTTTCAGAACACGTACCTCGTCGGCTTGTCGATCGCCCTGTTGCTCTCGCTGGTCGGTGTGCTTGCAGTGGCCCGCGACCAGATCTTCATCGGCGCGGCGATTTCTCAGGCATCAACCCTTGGCATTGCTCTCGCGATGTGGATCGGGGCGTGGGCAGCTCCGGCTACCCTCCCCTGGTTCCGCTCGGACGGATTTCTCTCCACCATGGCCGTGACGTTCTCCGTCATCGCGGCTCTGATCACCACGCGCGGAGGCGAGGAGTCGAAAGAGAGTCATGAAGCGATCACAGGATGGGTATTCCTTGTGTCAGCCAGCCTCTCCATCCTCATCGTCTCCCACAGCCCGCACGGACTGGAGGAGATCCATCGGCTGCTCGCCTCGAGCATCATCGGAGCCACGAGAGTCGACGTCTGGATCTTCGGCCTGCTCGCCGGTTTGACCGCTATATTCCTCTCGGCCACACATCGGCGCACCCTGCTCTTCCTCATGGACCCTGCCATGGCCGCGGCAGTGGGCATGAACATCATTCGCTGGGCAGCGGTCATCTCCACTTTGCTTGGTCTCGCCGTGGGGTTATCTATCCGATCCGCCGGGATGTTGTATACGTTTGGGTGCCTGGTGCTTCCCGCCCTTGTTGCAAAGAATCTCTGCCGCGAGGTTCGCCCCATGTTCCTTGTCGCCCCACTCGTTGCCCTCATGACCGGCGCGACCGCGTTCGTACTCGCGAACCATTATGATTATCCCCCAGCGCAAATGACGGTTGCGCTGCTGAGCCTGTTGCTCACAATGGCGTGGCTCTTCCGATGGCTGCGTCGGCTGAATGGGATGTTCTGA
- a CDS encoding ABC transporter ATP-binding protein: MENTDIILKTTGLTVGYARRSVLEGVTLECQKGEFWFFIGPNGSGKTTLIRAMLGIVRPRAGQIWLHPDLARREGIGFVPQRCDLNPALPTTVREFVILGLVGIRLSTKKEEAERLEWALHKVDLEGMAGRDYWSLSGGQRQRALVARALVRRPGLLILDEPTNGLDLSTEDSFLRLLADLNREEHLTLFFVTHDIAIAARYATHLALFRLGRVESGPREQMLNRAALDRVYGVGVEVTRDPSGAVGVHVYPPGEHP; encoded by the coding sequence ATGGAGAACACTGACATCATCCTGAAGACGACAGGGCTGACTGTCGGCTACGCGCGTCGGAGTGTGCTCGAGGGTGTTACCCTTGAGTGCCAAAAGGGGGAGTTCTGGTTCTTCATCGGACCGAACGGCTCCGGAAAGACCACGCTGATTCGCGCGATGCTGGGGATCGTTCGACCCCGAGCTGGACAAATATGGCTCCACCCGGACCTGGCGCGTCGGGAGGGGATCGGTTTTGTCCCGCAGCGATGTGATCTGAATCCGGCCCTCCCGACCACGGTCCGGGAATTTGTCATACTGGGGCTCGTGGGCATTCGACTCAGCACGAAAAAAGAGGAAGCGGAGCGCCTCGAGTGGGCGCTCCACAAGGTCGATCTGGAGGGGATGGCGGGACGCGATTACTGGTCCCTGTCCGGCGGACAGCGACAACGGGCGCTAGTGGCTCGAGCCCTCGTGCGACGGCCTGGCCTGCTGATCCTCGATGAACCGACCAATGGCCTTGACCTCTCGACGGAAGACTCGTTCCTGCGATTGCTCGCCGACCTGAACCGGGAGGAACATCTGACCCTCTTCTTCGTCACCCATGATATCGCCATTGCCGCGCGATACGCCACGCACCTGGCTCTCTTCCGTTTGGGCCGCGTCGAGTCAGGACCGCGTGAGCAGATGCTCAACCGGGCCGCCCTCGATCGGGTGTACGGGGTGGGCGTGGAGGTGACCCGCGATCCATCGGGCGCTGTCGGTGTCCATGTCTATCCCCCGGGAGAACATCCGTGA
- a CDS encoding type II toxin-antitoxin system RelE/ParE family toxin, with protein sequence MSYEIELTRRAEKEILKLDAAMFEQIRAAIDGLCENPRPSGVRKLRGLESEWRIRVGRFRVLYTIQDATRRVLVQRVTDRKDVYRR encoded by the coding sequence GTGAGCTATGAGATCGAACTTACACGCCGAGCCGAAAAGGAAATTCTGAAGCTCGACGCGGCAATGTTTGAGCAAATAAGAGCGGCTATTGACGGCTTATGCGAGAACCCGCGGCCCTCAGGAGTGCGAAAGCTTCGAGGCCTGGAAAGTGAATGGCGCATCCGTGTGGGACGGTTCCGGGTCCTCTATACTATTCAGGACGCCACCCGGCGAGTTCTCGTCCAGCGCGTTACCGACAGGAAGGATGTGTACCGCCGGTGA